The genomic interval TTCGCGTTCTTCGCCAGATGCCGCGCCGCCCAGCGCTCGCCGGCGTCGGGATCGTCGTCGGGAAGTGGCGCGCCCTCGCCTGGGAGCTTAGAGAGCTCGCCCATGTCGGCAAGCTCGCGGATCTGCTCGTCGATCCGGCGTTCGATGCGTCGCAGCCTCGCGGCCGGGCCGTCGTCCACGGCCTTCAAGTATCAGGCGATGCGTGCGGTGACGACGCCCCCGGGCGCGACCGCGACCGCGGTCGGGACCAGGGCGACGCCGTACTTGCGAGCAAGCTCCGGTCGCCGGGACACGTCCACCGTGAAGACGTCGCGTCCCGCGGCAACGAGCTCGCGCTCGAGCGTGTGGCAATCCGTGCACAGCGGGTGCGTGAACTGCACGACGACCTCGCCGCTGCGTCCGGCGGCGCCGATCTCGGCAAGATCGACGTGCGCGATGCTGCCCGGACGGATGCCGCGCACCCGTGCGCCGATGCGGTAGATCTCGCAGCCGACGCAGAGCCCGGTGGTCGCCGCGAGCAGCGCCAGCGCGGCGACGAGGAGACCAAGACCCCAGCCGATCGTCGCAAGACCGAGTGCGTGCGCGAGCGTGGCACTCCCGAGGAAGACGACGCCGACCATGTTCGCGAACCGCGGCGGGCGGCTGTCCTCGATCGGCCCTTCGCCGAAACGAGGTTGGAGCACGTCGAAGTAGAGCAGGCACGGCAGGCACCAGCGCCGACCGAATCTGAGACCGATCGCGAGCTGCGCCGCGAGGAGACCGAGGATCGGCCACCAACCCGTCACGAACGCGAGCAGCGACAGCGTGCCGACGATCGCCTGGTTCGTGCGCGGCGCACGCGCATCGATCACATCGGTGTCCTTCCACGGATCGGCGGTGCGCGCGAGGGCTGCCGTCATGCGACCACCACCTCGCGCGTGCCCGCTCGTGCGCGTTCGAGGAGCCACTGGGCGAAGCGTTCGTGTGGATCGAAGCCCACGAGCGACGGCGCATCGGTCACGAAGTTCGACAGCGCGTTGATGTCGTACACGTACGGCAGGCCGTCGCGGGCAGCGACGAGGTACTCCACTCCACCGACGTCGAGGCCGCCGACCCGCGCGATGCGGAGCACCAGGTCGAGGATCGGTCGCGGCGCCTCGAACGCGTCGATGCGGAGCCGCTTCTTGGCCGGCGCGTCGACGACGCAGTTGTCGAACTCCGCGATCTCCTGCACCTGGCAGATGTCCGCGGGGCACAGGTTGAAGTCCTGCCCCGGCCCGTTCGCGATGCGGATCGCGTAGAGGTATTCACCACCCAGGAATTCGACGCGCCGGCTGCTGCCGTCCTCGCTCTCGATGAATTCCTGAACGAGGCCGGTGCCGTCGGGCCCGAGATCGAGCTGGGCAGCTCCGGCAGAGAGCTCCGCGGGCGAACCAAAGCGACGCATGTGCGCTCCGGACCCGCCGACGTTCGGTTTCACGATGATCGGAAAACGCAGCTCGCTCGCGGCGCTCGGCGCCTGCGCCGGGTCGGTGATGAGGCGCGCTGCGGGCGCGCGGATGCCGAGCTGGCGAAGTAGGAGGAGCTGGCGCGCTTTGGACGTCTCCAGCGCGAACGCGCGGCTGCCGTTCACGACCGGAGTGCCGCGCCCCTCGAGCAGCGGCAGGAGCTCACGCGCGACGGCGATGCTTCGCGCGTGACCGCGGAGGTACGACGATGGAGACACCTTGTTGACAGCGAGAGACCAGTCGGGCGCGGCCCCGGCGGGATCGAAGGTCAGCTCGTTCGCGAACACGCGCTCATAGGGCGCGCCAACGCTGTCAAGCGCTCCGAACAGCGGGGCCATCCAGGCTTCGTTCTCGTACAAGATCGCGATCGGTTGCATCGATTTCCGAGGCTAGTCCTCGGGAATCGCGGGTCGCGTAGATGCGTGCACCCTGGCCCATACGATCGGCCGGGATGGGCGTTCTGACCCGAGCTCAAGGGATCTGATCCAGCCGACCTCGCGGACGTGCTCGTCAGCTTGCGCGACCACGCTCGGGAGGCGCGAGCTTCAGACCAGCGCCGCCGGTCTAGGCCGTGACGCCGCCGACCCGAAGTGGCACGACGGCGCGCGGTGTGTATTTCGGGCCGCGTGGTGAGAGGCGGCTCTCGAACAGGACGACATTGTCCGCACGGAACCGTAGATGCGGGAGACGCATCGCCTCGACGGCCGCAGCGATCGCTCGCGCGTCCACGAGGTCCACATCCTCTCGAGCGCGTCCGATCGTCACGTGTGCTCGGAGCGGTTTGCTGTCGAATCCGATGGTTCGGCGGCCAAGCTCGGCCCGGAGGTGCCCACCAAGCGCTAGCAGCTGCGGCGCGCCGGCGCCGATCCCCAGCCACACGACCCGTGGTCGGCCGGTGGGCGGGAAGCGACCCGAGCGGTCCAGCTCGATGTCGAACGCGGTAACGCCGCTCGCGGCCACCTCGACCGCGGCCGTCACGTCCGCGAGCCGCTCGTCAGGTGTTTGACCGAGGAACGCCAGCGTGACGTGCATGAGTTCCGGCTTCACGCGGCGGAGCGCCGGAAGATCGGGAGCGCAGCGGAACGCCGCCTCGGCGATCTCGGGTGGGAGTGGGAGCGCGACGAAGAGCCGTATGCGCGAAGGTTAGAACCCTGCGGCGTGGGCCTCGTCAGCGACTAGCAGAGCGATGAACACCACACCGAGAAGGCCACTGAAGCACGCGAGCGCGGTCGTGCGGATGCGCTCGCTGTGCGAGATGCGTTCCCGTGTGTCGGCGATCAGAGCACTCATTCCGACAGACGCTTAAGCAAGCAGCGTGCCGCATGTTCCTCGCCCGAGCGTGTTACCCGAACGTCATAAACGGCCCAAACGGGCCGAGTTCTGAGCCTTAACGACGACTGAAATCCCGCGGGCGCGGTGCGTTATTAGGCGGGCGTCGGCGCTGTGGCTGGACCCTTGGCCTTTTTTGACTTCTCACGCTCTGGCTCGCCCGCGGGAGTGCCGGGCGGGGTCGTGTCAGGACCACCGGTTATCGCCGCGACCGGAGTCTCCTCACCGGGCTCGTCGAACAGCGCGTCGAACTCCTCGGCCTCGAGCGATTCCTGCGCGATGAGCTTCTGCACGACAAGATCGAGCTTGTCGCGGTTCTGCGTGAGAACTTCGTACGCACGCTGGCGCGCGCGATCGACGATGTCATGGACCTCGGCGTCGATGATCTTCGCGATCTCCTCCGAGTAATTCCGCTCTTCCTGGATCTGTCGGCCCAGGAAGATGAGCTCATCGCTGCGGCCGTACTGGAGCGGGCCGAGCTTCTCGCTCATGCCGAACTTGGTGACCATCTGCCGCGCCATCTGCGTTGCCTTCTCGATGTCGTTGCTCGCACCGGTCGTGGCGTCACCACCGAGGTGCAGCTGCTCGGCGACCCAACCGCCAAGTGCGGCGGCGATGTCGTCCTCGAACTCCCGCTTGGTGCGCATGTACCGGTCTTCCTGCGGGAGCGACCACGTGACGCCCATGGCCATTCCGCGGGCGACGATCGAGATCTTGTGCACCGGGTTGGTGTGCTTGAGCAGCTTGAAGCAGAGCGCGTGGCCGGCCTCGTGGTAGGCCACGATC from Candidatus Limnocylindria bacterium carries:
- a CDS encoding DUF4395 family protein — translated: MTAALARTADPWKDTDVIDARAPRTNQAIVGTLSLLAFVTGWWPILGLLAAQLAIGLRFGRRWCLPCLLYFDVLQPRFGEGPIEDSRPPRFANMVGVVFLGSATLAHALGLATIGWGLGLLVAALALLAATTGLCVGCEIYRIGARVRGIRPGSIAHVDLAEIGAAGRSGEVVVQFTHPLCTDCHTLERELVAAGRDVFTVDVSRRPELARKYGVALVPTAVAVAPGGVVTARIA
- the thpR gene encoding RNA 2',3'-cyclic phosphodiesterase — protein: MRLFVALPLPPEIAEAAFRCAPDLPALRRVKPELMHVTLAFLGQTPDERLADVTAAVEVAASGVTAFDIELDRSGRFPPTGRPRVVWLGIGAGAPQLLALGGHLRAELGRRTIGFDSKPLRAHVTIGRAREDVDLVDARAIAAAVEAMRLPHLRFRADNVVLFESRLSPRGPKYTPRAVVPLRVGGVTA